Proteins encoded together in one Prunus dulcis chromosome 3, ALMONDv2, whole genome shotgun sequence window:
- the LOC117621566 gene encoding GDSL esterase/lipase At2g04570-like, translating to MGNLHISWLLLTQSLLLVTRISASVVPAVVVFGDSSVDAGNNNQIPTILRSNFEPYGRDFSGGKPTGRFSNGRVPTDFISQALGLKPFVPAYLDPSYNISDFATGVTFASAGTGYDTATSDVLSVIPLWKQLEYYKEYQNKLRLSLGGIKAKEIINGALHLMSMGTNDFLENYYTYPGRSSQYSIQQYQDFLIGIAGNFIKQLYHLGARKISLGGLPPMGCLPLERTTNVMGGNDCIADYNNVALEFNGKLKGLTTTLSKELPGIKLVFSNPYYIFLHMIRRPSLYGFEVTSVACCATGMFEMGYACNRNNMLTCTDASKYIFWDSFHPTEKANHIISDYVMNNVLAQFR from the exons ATGGGAAACTTGCACAtttcatggcttcttctaaCTCAAAGCCTGTTGCTAGTCACCAGAATTAGTGCCTCGGTGGTCCCTGCAGTCGTTGTGTTCGGGGACTCCTCGGTGGATGCCGGGAACAACAACCAGATTCCCACAATTCTCAGAAGCAATTTTGAGCCTTATGGCCGGGACTTTTCCGGTGGCAAGCCAACTGGGAGGTTCTCCAATGGCAGAGTGCCTACAGATTTCATCTCCCAGGCTCTTGGACTCAAACCATTCGTACCTGCCTACTTGGATCCTTCCTATAACATATCAGATTTTGCCACTGGTGTCACCTTTGCTTCTGCTGGGACTGGCTATGATACTGCAACTTCAGATGTGCTG TCTGTGATACCACTATGGAAGCAACTGGAGTACTACAAGGAATATCAGAACAAACTAAGACTTTCTCTTGGAGGAATAAAGGCAAAAGAAATAATCAATGGAGCTTTGCACCTTATGAGCATGGGCACCAATGACTTCCTGGAAAACTACTACACATACCCCGGCCGGTCATCCCAATACTCTATCCAACAATACCAAGATTTTCTCATAGGAATTGCAGGAAATTTCATCAAGCAACTCTACCATCTCGGAGCCCGTAAAATCTCCCTCGGAGGTCTGCCTCCGATGGGGTGCTTGCCATTGGAGAGAACCACAAACGTCATGGGTGGAAATGACTGCATTGCAGATTACAACAACGTGGCTCTGGAGTTCAATGGCAAGTTGAAGGGCTTGACCACAACCCTGAGCAAAGAGCTTCCTGGGATCAAACTGGTGTTTTCAAACCCATATTACATTTTCCTGCATATGATAAGAAGACCTTCTTTGTATG GATTTGAGGTGACATCAGTGGCTTGTTGTGCCACAGGGATGTTTGAAATGGGGTACGCATGCAATCGAAACAACATGCTCACCTGCACGGATGCaagcaaatatatattctGGGATTCATTTCATCCAACAGAGAAAGCAAATCATATAATCTCTGATTATGTGATGAATAATGTACTGGCCCAGTTTCGTTGA